One Psychrobacillus glaciei genomic region harbors:
- a CDS encoding FtsW/RodA/SpoVE family cell cycle protein codes for MLFLSSVLFLSIIGILFVHSAGSYWSEVHYKDQLPFAFKQASYLVVGILGALFIRNKSFVRLPMFWIGTYILSILFLIGVLIPGIGVVRNGSQSWISLGFMNFQPAELAKIAVLGMLSFSLGNEKKSKLKLYTQSAFVLLLPVSFIMLQPDFGSAFVLIVAAFILLFAAGLPLKFFVSIGMTGIVALVALIASAPYRLDRIQSFLDPWKDPLGTGFQAIQSLLAVGPAGLFGFGYGNSRQKFLYLPEPQNDFIFSILLEETGFIGGFIVISTFVLFFTTGFTLATRVKTRSSQLTIIGFTSLLAIQTFLNMGVVTGLLPVTGVTLPFISYGGSSLVTTWGIIGIILNLANDSEKEGRR; via the coding sequence ATCTTATTTTTATCGTCCGTCCTTTTCCTATCTATTATAGGAATATTATTTGTCCATTCTGCAGGTTCATATTGGAGTGAGGTGCATTATAAGGATCAATTGCCGTTTGCATTTAAACAAGCAAGTTATTTAGTGGTAGGCATACTAGGAGCCTTATTTATACGGAACAAAAGTTTTGTAAGGCTCCCTATGTTCTGGATCGGCACTTATATACTCTCTATTTTATTTTTAATAGGTGTGTTAATTCCGGGAATAGGTGTTGTACGCAATGGCTCACAAAGTTGGATTTCACTTGGTTTTATGAATTTTCAACCAGCTGAACTTGCTAAAATTGCAGTATTAGGAATGCTCTCTTTTTCACTAGGAAATGAAAAAAAGTCAAAACTAAAACTATACACGCAGTCCGCCTTTGTTTTACTTTTACCTGTTTCCTTTATCATGCTTCAACCAGATTTTGGTTCTGCATTTGTGTTAATCGTAGCAGCCTTTATTCTTCTATTTGCGGCTGGCTTGCCTTTAAAGTTTTTCGTCTCGATAGGCATGACGGGAATTGTTGCATTAGTTGCATTAATTGCTTCTGCACCTTATCGTCTTGATCGTATTCAATCGTTTCTAGATCCTTGGAAAGATCCTTTAGGTACTGGTTTTCAAGCGATTCAATCGTTACTTGCAGTTGGACCTGCAGGTTTGTTTGGATTTGGTTACGGGAATAGTAGACAGAAGTTTCTATACTTACCGGAGCCACAAAATGATTTTATTTTCTCGATTTTATTAGAAGAAACAGGTTTTATTGGGGGATTCATCGTTATTTCCACATTTGTTTTATTTTTTACGACGGGCTTTACATTAGCAACACGAGTGAAAACCAGATCTTCACAATTAACAATAATTGGATTTACCTCGTTGTTAGCTATACAAACCTTTCTAAATATGGGAGTTGTTACGGGTTTACTTCCCGTTACAGGAGTAACACTACCATTTATAAGTTATGGCGGTTCGTCATTAGTTACGACATGGGGGATAATCGGAATCATCTTAAATTTGGCAAATGACTCTGAAAAAGAAGGGAGGCGGTAG
- a CDS encoding cell division protein FtsQ/DivIB, with amino-acid sequence MEKVIDIEDRIPTLKERRRRRTNKKFSILLFLFVTTLIVVLYFQSSYSQIQTIRVTGATLVSNEQYIKQSTLNLGDSMWSFRENQIAKLIEENEWVASAKVNRNWLTGVDIKVKEYKKIGYQENGNDLLIILENGKNIKAEGQVVPMDGPIFSEFKDEKIRMRLIKELKNLNTEVLMTISQINYTPTENDAYSIQVFMNDGNEVQAIIPSFSKKMKFYPSIVSQLDPDVKGIIDLEVGSFFQPYKEVYKKVVKEEATEVEEEQTP; translated from the coding sequence ATGGAAAAAGTCATAGATATTGAAGATCGAATTCCAACTTTAAAAGAACGTAGGCGAAGAAGAACAAATAAAAAGTTTTCCATTCTACTTTTTCTCTTTGTCACAACATTAATAGTTGTGCTTTATTTTCAATCTTCTTATAGCCAAATTCAAACGATTAGAGTTACTGGAGCAACTCTTGTATCAAATGAACAGTACATAAAGCAAAGTACTTTAAATTTAGGCGATTCCATGTGGAGCTTTAGAGAAAATCAGATTGCAAAATTAATAGAAGAAAACGAATGGGTAGCATCTGCCAAAGTTAATCGTAATTGGTTAACAGGAGTAGATATAAAGGTAAAAGAGTATAAAAAAATTGGTTATCAGGAAAACGGGAATGACCTTTTAATAATTTTAGAAAATGGGAAGAATATTAAAGCAGAAGGACAAGTTGTTCCAATGGATGGTCCAATTTTTTCGGAATTTAAAGACGAGAAAATTAGAATGAGACTCATTAAAGAGTTGAAAAATTTAAATACGGAAGTATTAATGACCATATCACAAATCAATTATACTCCTACTGAAAATGATGCATATTCGATCCAAGTTTTTATGAACGATGGAAACGAAGTTCAAGCGATAATTCCATCCTTCTCTAAAAAAATGAAATTTTATCCATCTATTGTGTCGCAGCTTGATCCAGATGTTAAAGGAATTATTGATCTAGAAGTAGGTTCCTTTTTTCAACCATATAAAGAAGTGTATAAAAAAGTTGTGAAAGAGGAGGCGACGGAGGTTGAAGAAGAGCAAACTCCTTAG
- a CDS encoding DUF881 domain-containing protein, which yields MKKSKLLRIPSRGLVLISLVSLVLGFILAYSYSISSADKEQNTSNSVGFKEQEKYKKELIHQKERNKELTEEINAKQQDIRKYEKSFASSEKSVEELVKEAEMLRLLIGDIPSQGKGISVSLQDGAYNPSQENPNDYIVHESHLFKVINELKISGAEALSINGQRLQTNSYIRCTGPVITVDGKTFPAPFTIEAVGDPTVLLASVNLGGGVVDQLTSDNIVVTVEEKGKITMPALRDDKN from the coding sequence TTGAAGAAGAGCAAACTCCTTAGAATTCCTTCAAGAGGACTGGTATTAATTTCTTTAGTTAGTTTAGTACTAGGATTTATACTCGCATACTCCTATAGTATTTCGTCTGCAGACAAAGAACAAAATACTTCTAACTCAGTTGGTTTTAAAGAACAGGAAAAATACAAAAAAGAATTGATTCATCAAAAAGAGAGAAATAAAGAGCTAACAGAAGAAATAAATGCAAAACAGCAAGATATTAGAAAATATGAAAAGTCATTTGCTAGTAGTGAAAAAAGTGTAGAGGAGTTAGTAAAAGAAGCGGAAATGTTACGGTTGCTAATTGGCGATATTCCTTCGCAAGGTAAAGGAATATCTGTTTCTCTACAGGATGGTGCTTATAATCCTTCACAAGAAAATCCAAATGATTATATTGTTCATGAAAGTCATTTATTTAAGGTCATTAATGAATTAAAAATATCTGGTGCTGAAGCTCTTTCTATCAATGGTCAAAGGCTACAGACGAATTCTTATATCCGTTGTACCGGTCCTGTTATTACGGTTGATGGGAAAACATTCCCTGCCCCTTTTACGATTGAGGCGGTTGGAGATCCAACTGTATTACTCGCTTCTGTCAATCTTGGCGGTGGGGTAGTGGATCAATTAACTAGCGATAATATTGTAGTAACGGTTGAAGAAAAAGGGAAAATAACAATGCCTGCTTTGAGAGACGACAAAAACTAG
- a CDS encoding DUF881 domain-containing protein, protein MKKTVYIRFTFILLIVGFMLAVQYNTVQSPETRDTRDVWAIRQELAKETELHSELLSEVRGLDQTLGKYENMVNESPEIALNDTVMLLKKDIGLEAFNGPGLTIKVEPSLESIAVGQPIEGISPDLLVRLINEINRFKAKAIEVDGKRMIYSSAIRDVNGKTTVNNLAIKKAPFLIRIGTSTFEDAKKMYNQLEASTIGDDFYIDNLKLEIGQPGNNLKIAAYDQAISKQFLLEIPGGEK, encoded by the coding sequence ATGAAAAAAACCGTCTATATTCGGTTTACATTTATTTTATTAATCGTTGGGTTTATGTTAGCTGTCCAATATAATACAGTGCAAAGTCCAGAAACCCGGGACACAAGGGACGTATGGGCAATTCGTCAAGAGCTTGCAAAAGAAACTGAATTACACTCTGAGTTATTGTCCGAAGTTCGTGGACTAGATCAAACACTTGGTAAATACGAAAATATGGTGAATGAAAGTCCAGAAATTGCATTGAACGATACAGTCATGCTACTAAAAAAAGACATTGGCCTAGAAGCTTTTAACGGACCAGGTCTCACGATAAAAGTTGAGCCGTCTTTAGAAAGTATCGCAGTGGGACAACCAATCGAAGGAATATCTCCAGATTTACTTGTCCGTTTAATAAACGAAATAAATCGATTTAAAGCTAAAGCAATTGAAGTAGATGGGAAAAGGATGATATACTCCTCAGCGATAAGAGATGTTAATGGCAAAACAACGGTTAATAATCTTGCCATTAAAAAGGCACCATTTTTAATCAGAATAGGAACTTCAACGTTCGAAGATGCTAAAAAAATGTATAATCAATTAGAGGCTTCTACTATTGGGGATGACTTTTATATTGATAATTTAAAATTAGAAATAGGACAACCTGGAAATAATCTAAAAATAGCCGCATATGATCAGGCGATTAGTAAACAATTTCTATTAGAAATTCCAGGAGGAGAAAAATAA
- a CDS encoding small basic family protein yields the protein MWLPLLGLILGISLGLLTDIQIPEIYESYLSIAVLAALDTLFGGIRAHLQHVYNDKVFVSGFFFNIALAAALAFLGVHLGVDLYLAAIFAFGVRLFQNIAVIRRLLLTKWSERKSE from the coding sequence ATGTGGTTACCGTTATTAGGTCTAATACTTGGAATTTCCTTGGGTCTCCTAACTGATATTCAAATTCCGGAGATATATGAGAGTTATTTATCTATCGCTGTATTGGCTGCATTAGATACATTATTTGGGGGTATAAGGGCACATTTACAACATGTTTACAATGATAAAGTATTTGTCTCTGGGTTTTTCTTTAATATTGCTTTAGCAGCTGCATTAGCATTTTTAGGAGTCCATCTTGGGGTCGATTTATACTTAGCTGCAATTTTTGCTTTTGGGGTTCGTTTATTTCAAAATATAGCAGTAATACGTCGGTTATTACTAACTAAATGGTCCGAAAGAAAAAGTGAATAG
- the ftsA gene encoding cell division protein FtsA codes for MNQSELYVSLDIGSSSIKVLIGEMSEDSLHVIGVGNVKSNGIRKGSIVDIDATVQSIKKAVSEAERMIGMSIHEIVLGIPANLANIQNVKGVVAVNREDREITDTDLDRVIESAQVMSIPPERELINIAPKQFIVDHLDEIKDPRGMIGTRLEMDGIMMTTSKTILHNVLRCVERAGLQIREIYLQPLAGGYFALTEDEKNHGTAYIDIGGGSTTIAVFNEGHLIKTAVIPVGGDHITKDLSIVLKTPTDQAEMIKLQYGHAFYDDASDDELFEVPVIGADMKEQYSQRYIAEIIGVRLEELFELILEEFYRMGLQDLPGGVVITGGVAKLEGIGQLARHILQTRVRLYTPDYIGVREPQYTTAVGLIRYAYKEDVFYGKIGNSHALSQMTQSEVVSSPKKQKQTTQTSINENKESAMTKAKKFFDKFFE; via the coding sequence TTGAATCAATCAGAATTGTACGTATCATTAGATATTGGGTCATCTTCGATAAAAGTATTAATCGGAGAAATGAGTGAAGACTCGCTGCATGTAATCGGGGTAGGAAATGTTAAATCAAATGGTATCCGGAAAGGATCTATTGTAGATATAGACGCAACTGTTCAGTCAATTAAGAAAGCTGTGAGTGAAGCTGAACGAATGATTGGAATGTCTATTCATGAAATTGTACTTGGTATTCCAGCGAACTTAGCTAACATACAGAACGTCAAAGGTGTAGTGGCTGTTAATCGGGAGGATCGTGAAATTACAGATACAGATTTAGATAGAGTAATAGAATCTGCACAAGTAATGTCCATTCCTCCAGAACGAGAGCTTATCAATATTGCCCCTAAGCAATTTATCGTCGATCATTTAGATGAAATAAAAGATCCTCGAGGGATGATTGGAACGCGTCTAGAAATGGACGGAATTATGATGACTACATCGAAAACAATTTTACATAACGTGTTAAGATGTGTGGAACGAGCAGGACTACAAATAAGAGAAATCTATTTACAACCATTAGCTGGAGGTTATTTTGCGCTGACAGAAGATGAAAAAAACCATGGTACTGCTTATATTGACATAGGTGGAGGTTCTACAACAATTGCCGTATTCAATGAAGGGCATTTAATCAAAACTGCTGTAATCCCAGTAGGTGGAGATCATATAACAAAAGACTTGTCGATTGTATTGAAAACACCTACGGACCAAGCCGAAATGATCAAACTTCAATATGGACATGCCTTCTATGATGATGCTTCGGATGATGAACTTTTCGAGGTGCCTGTTATTGGTGCAGATATGAAAGAACAATATTCTCAGCGTTATATTGCCGAAATTATAGGTGTTCGATTAGAAGAATTATTTGAACTAATTTTAGAAGAATTTTACCGAATGGGTCTTCAAGACTTACCGGGCGGTGTTGTAATTACTGGTGGAGTTGCCAAATTAGAAGGTATTGGTCAGCTTGCAAGACATATTCTTCAAACGAGAGTGCGTCTATATACACCTGATTATATTGGCGTGCGTGAACCACAATATACAACGGCTGTTGGTCTTATAAGATATGCCTATAAAGAAGATGTTTTCTATGGTAAAATTGGTAATAGTCATGCTTTATCGCAAATGACACAAAGTGAGGTTGTTTCTAGTCCTAAGAAACAAAAACAAACTACACAAACTTCGATAAACGAAAACAAAGAAAGTGCAATGACAAAAGCTAAGAAGTTTTTCGACAAATTTTTTGAATAA